GGTAGCGTGCGCCGAGATCGATCCGCAACTTCGGGGTCACTTGCCAACTGTCGGTCGCATAAAAGGCGTTGATATCGACATTGTCATGGAAACGCTGGAGGTTGCTGTGCAGGTTGAGGAGACCATTGGTGGTCAGCGAGACCGTCTGCTGGCCTGCCGCATCAAGACCCACCACATCGAAGAAGCGCGGGCGATCGACACCCTCAACAAGAATGTCGTTCCAGTTCCAGGTCTGCGTCTGGATGAAATGGCTGAAATAATAGCCGAGTGTCACAGTATGTTGGCCAAATCCGGTCGGCAGCTTTTTCGTCACGCTGAGGTCGTTGACGAAGTTGCGCAGCTTGACCCGCGTATTGAAGATGCTCTCGGGAAGAGCCAATTGATTGCCGAGGGCTGACGCTGCGACCTGCTGGCCGGTCGTTGCATCGAGATAGACGGCCGAAGCCGTATCGGGGCGCGCCGCCTGCAAGCGGCTCAGCGCGCTGTCAAGAAAGTCCTCGCTGGTGGACACGCCCGAGGAGAAGAGGCCATTAAAGTCGACACTCCCGCTTGTGTAGCGGGCGCGATTGTTGACCTCCCAACCATCCCCGAACGGCTTGTTGAAGATGAGCGTGCCTGTATCCGTGCTCGTGTGAACGCCGTCGGTCAGATCGACATCCTTGGCGAATGCGCCGGTGCCATCGGGCACAGTGAGGCGCGCGAAGGCGTTATTGACGAGCGTTCCGTCACCAGCATCGAGGCCGGGCAGTCCCTTCTGCGGGTTTGCCAGTGGAATTGCAGTATAGAAGATGTTGCGATCGTCAAGCTTGCGATAACTGATGAGGAGCGAACCCTCGTCGGCAAAATCATATTGAAAGCCCAGTCGCAACTGGCCGCCACGGTTCCCCGTGAAGCCAGGGTCACGAAGACCGCTGTCACGCCGATAAAAGCCACCGATCGAATAAGAAAGGCGCTCGGTCAAAGGCCCTGAGATGTTGATATCACCGCGATAATGATCCCAGTCACCAAGCTCTATTTTCGCCAGCCCCTGGAACTCGCGCGTCGGCCGCTTCGTAATCACGTTGACAACGCCGCCCGGCGCATTGGACGCGGTGATGGAAGCTGAGCCGCCGCGAACGATCTGCAAGGAGTCTACCGTTGCATCGACGCGGAAGAACTCGTCGGCGTTGGTGAAGGCACCCGCCCCTTCCTCCCAGACCGGAAGGCCATCCTCCAGCAGCGGAAGATAGCGATAATTGTCAGCCGGGAGGCCACGGGAATAGACGTTGTTACCGACTTCGCCGCCGGAGCTTTCGACATAGATGCCGGGCGTCGA
The window above is part of the Sphingobium sp. BYY-5 genome. Proteins encoded here:
- a CDS encoding TonB-dependent receptor, which encodes MAFGQDTVSSADGESAQVDRAQTAQGTLGLDDIVVTGTRTGRRKFETSYAITTIDDEQIKQKAPLSVADLISSTPGIYVESSGGEVGNNVYSRGLPADNYRYLPLLEDGLPVWEEGAGAFTNADEFFRVDATVDSLQIVRGGSASITASNAPGGVVNVITKRPTREFQGLAKIELGDWDHYRGDINISGPLTERLSYSIGGFYRRDSGLRDPGFTGNRGGQLRLGFQYDFADEGSLLISYRKLDDRNIFYTAIPLANPQKGLPGLDAGDGTLVNNAFARLTVPDGTGAFAKDVDLTDGVHTSTDTGTLIFNKPFGDGWEVNNRARYTSGSVDFNGLFSSGVSTSEDFLDSALSRLQAARPDTASAVYLDATTGQQVAASALGNQLALPESIFNTRVKLRNFVNDLSVTKKLPTGFGQHTVTLGYYFSHFIQTQTWNWNDILVEGVDRPRFFDVVGLDAAGQQTVSLTTNGLLNLHSNLQRFHDNVDINAFYATDSWQVTPKLRIDLGARYHHVSKKGTIAQTIGMNLGDATTIADDNVLVFTGAETPYRFKTGKWAFSAGANYEFSGRVAAFARYSRSFRVTPEFAQWFGGVPVEDRIDLVEGGLKYNTRPFSAFVTLFYNNFPNVAFQTQVAGSNGNTVTQNATAAARSKGVEVELSLRPVSFFDISASGSYQDISYTGFSGVENGTTFDFSGNRIVRQPNWMFSIRPTLHLFDSKAAIFGEVAYTGKRYADAANTIALPAYTEVRLGASYKVSDRLSAELVVTNLFDTVGLTEGNPRVGAIIGVQETAFQGRPIFGRRVRGGITYTF